From Methanomassiliicoccales archaeon LGM-RCC1, one genomic window encodes:
- a CDS encoding ACT domain-containing protein, which produces MVCLTENVPADILNEEKGWRAFRIEGTLDFSMVGVLSKITGILAGENIGIFAISTFDTDYILVKEKDLESALTALRDNGYQVL; this is translated from the coding sequence TTGGTCTGTCTGACCGAGAACGTGCCTGCCGATATCCTCAACGAAGAGAAAGGCTGGAGAGCGTTCAGGATCGAGGGGACATTGGATTTCTCCATGGTCGGGGTACTCTCCAAGATTACCGGGATTCTTGCTGGCGAGAACATCGGTATCTTCGCCATCTCTACCTTTGACACGGATTACATACTGGTCAAGGAAAAGGACCTGGAGAGCGCGCTGACCGCATTGAGGGACAATGGATATCAGGTTCTCTGA
- a CDS encoding amino acid ABC transporter ATP-binding protein, producing the protein MPTDEVLLEVKDLHKYFGDLEVLKGITTEVRKGEVVAVVGLSGCGKSTFLRCLNRLETPTSGEILFEGKNTLDKSTDVNKLREKIGMVFQSFNLFPNKTVKENIMLAPVKLKVMSQAEASARADELLARVGLADKANEYPLKLSGGQQQRVAIARALAMNPDIMLFDEPTSALDPMMVGEVMRIIRELAESGMTMIVVTHEMGFAKEVANRVMLFHNGVVEADCSPQKFFGGHENPQVKEFLAHLL; encoded by the coding sequence ATGCCTACAGATGAAGTGTTGTTGGAAGTCAAGGACCTGCACAAGTACTTCGGGGACCTCGAAGTGCTGAAGGGAATTACCACCGAAGTCAGGAAGGGAGAGGTGGTTGCGGTCGTCGGTCTGTCTGGATGCGGTAAATCCACATTCCTCAGATGCCTCAACCGCCTGGAGACACCCACATCCGGAGAGATTCTGTTCGAGGGAAAGAACACCCTTGACAAATCCACGGATGTGAACAAGCTCAGAGAGAAGATCGGAATGGTGTTCCAATCGTTCAATCTGTTCCCGAACAAGACAGTGAAGGAGAATATCATGCTGGCGCCCGTCAAGCTTAAGGTCATGTCTCAAGCTGAGGCGTCTGCCAGGGCTGACGAACTGCTAGCCAGGGTCGGATTGGCAGACAAGGCCAACGAGTATCCCCTGAAACTGTCCGGAGGACAGCAGCAGCGTGTCGCTATAGCTCGCGCGCTCGCCATGAACCCCGACATCATGCTGTTCGATGAGCCCACCTCTGCTCTGGACCCTATGATGGTCGGAGAGGTCATGAGGATCATCAGAGAGCTTGCAGAGAGCGGTATGACGATGATTGTCGTCACCCACGAGATGGGTTTCGCCAAAGAGGTCGCCAACCGTGTGATGCTCTTCCACAACGGTGTCGTTGAGGCGGACTGCTCACCCCAGAAGTTCTTCGGTGGACACGAGAACCCGCAGGTCAAGGAATTCCTCGCGCACCTGCTCTGA